The following are encoded in a window of Dehalobacter sp. 12DCB1 genomic DNA:
- a CDS encoding glycosyltransferase: protein MPKVMIFSASTGHGHNQAADCLKKELEASGYSVRIVEPLKKEESWIMEALIDDGYHILATRLPKMYGKLYKITYNEFLNKNVKRILNRTMDNVIEQLIQEYKPDLLITTHPLHVSVVSYLKASGRLNLPFISLVTDYMAHQFYVNSFVDAYIVGSPYTKDTLTEKGVPENKIHIFGIPVREEFRQPRLIRNNDVFTLLIMGGSMGIPYIRKCLKTLMENRHHLRVLVVCGSNRKLWTDLAKKYAGTFNGKDVVIYGFTSNIHDLMDQSDVIITKPGGLTVSEAINKNIPIIIPFFIPGQEEENTEILVKSGVAVRTSKISELNPLIDSFCLNPGLLEEMRKNASDLARQLSPGSIVGLADQLLYESPQVKEYQRAHQS from the coding sequence GTGCCTAAAGTAATGATTTTCTCTGCATCTACAGGTCACGGACATAATCAGGCTGCAGACTGTCTGAAAAAGGAGCTTGAAGCTTCAGGCTATTCCGTCCGGATTGTAGAACCCTTAAAAAAAGAAGAAAGCTGGATCATGGAAGCCCTTATCGATGACGGTTATCATATACTCGCAACAAGATTACCGAAAATGTACGGGAAACTATATAAGATTACCTATAACGAGTTTTTAAATAAAAATGTCAAAAGAATTTTAAACAGGACCATGGATAATGTCATCGAACAGCTGATTCAGGAGTACAAGCCCGACCTGCTTATTACTACCCATCCTCTTCATGTCAGTGTTGTTTCTTATTTGAAGGCTTCCGGACGCTTAAATCTGCCTTTTATTTCGCTGGTTACAGATTATATGGCCCATCAGTTTTATGTGAATAGTTTTGTTGATGCCTACATTGTTGGTTCACCTTACACCAAAGATACGCTTACGGAAAAAGGTGTTCCTGAAAACAAAATACACATTTTCGGTATTCCGGTACGGGAAGAATTTCGCCAGCCCCGCCTTATCAGAAATAATGACGTATTTACACTGCTGATCATGGGTGGGAGCATGGGCATCCCCTATATCAGAAAATGCCTGAAAACGCTTATGGAGAACCGGCATCATCTTCGTGTCCTGGTTGTATGCGGAAGCAACCGTAAGCTGTGGACTGATCTTGCGAAAAAGTACGCAGGTACTTTTAACGGCAAAGATGTCGTCATTTACGGTTTTACATCAAACATTCATGATCTAATGGACCAGTCCGATGTGATTATTACAAAACCCGGCGGTCTGACTGTTTCAGAAGCAATCAATAAAAATATTCCCATCATTATTCCATTTTTTATTCCGGGACAGGAAGAAGAAAATACTGAGATTCTAGTTAAATCAGGTGTTGCTGTCAGAACATCAAAGATCTCCGAACTTAATCCCCTGATCGACAGTTTCTGTCTAAATCCCGGTTTACTTGAAGAAATGCGTAAGAATGCTTCGGACTTAGCCCGACAGCTTTCTCCGGGCAGTATCGTAGGGTTGGCTGATCAGCTGCTGTATGAAAGCCCTCAAGTCAAAGAATATCAGAGAGCGCATCAAAGTTAA
- a CDS encoding CapA family protein, producing MKRRLLIILLCTVAAVFIAGGMIAYQYANQISFQKPPNPSPLPESEPEPSYVDISIASVGDILIHNTVYMAAYDSSTGLYDFSSQFQYVKRYLEKADMAVANLETSLAGPEQGYSGYPKFNTPDSIIDALKTSGVDIVTAANNHRLDQDITGFYRTIDVVRNKGLDIIGVKATEKETTYVIKHIKGVKVAFVNFGYGYPQNDGSLSINGLILPVNMTGLLDTFDPQDFDSSVEVIKARIAEARQAGAEIVILCMHWGDEYQRLPSTFQQDLASVLADCGADVIFGGHPHVLQPLVFLATDNNGTVPVFYSQGNFISDQRQETVDNIYTEQGIIANVTIRVYPDHTHQVLQADAVPTWVNKKRLNNQLIYEVIPAKAALDNPGLYPLLKDADLERIRFCRDTVQKLMPEAGKEFESQSD from the coding sequence ATGAAAAGAAGACTCCTGATTATCCTCCTCTGCACAGTCGCTGCCGTATTCATTGCTGGCGGTATGATCGCCTACCAATATGCCAACCAGATCTCGTTTCAAAAGCCTCCGAATCCTTCGCCGCTTCCGGAATCGGAGCCGGAGCCTTCCTATGTGGATATCTCTATCGCTTCCGTCGGCGACATCCTGATTCATAACACGGTCTATATGGCCGCTTACGATTCTTCAACAGGTTTGTATGATTTCAGCAGCCAGTTTCAGTATGTTAAACGGTATCTTGAAAAAGCCGATATGGCCGTGGCCAACCTGGAAACCTCGCTGGCTGGGCCTGAACAGGGCTATTCAGGATATCCTAAATTCAATACCCCCGATTCGATCATTGACGCGCTCAAAACATCAGGCGTCGACATTGTAACCGCGGCTAACAACCACCGTTTAGATCAGGATATCACCGGATTCTACCGGACGATCGATGTTGTCAGAAACAAGGGACTGGATATTATCGGTGTCAAGGCTACCGAGAAGGAAACCACCTATGTCATCAAACACATCAAAGGTGTCAAAGTGGCGTTTGTCAATTTTGGCTACGGCTATCCGCAAAACGATGGCAGCCTGAGCATCAATGGTCTAATCCTTCCTGTCAACATGACCGGACTGTTGGATACCTTTGACCCGCAGGATTTTGACAGTTCAGTGGAAGTCATTAAGGCAAGAATTGCTGAAGCAAGACAGGCCGGAGCAGAGATTGTCATTTTGTGTATGCACTGGGGAGATGAATATCAGCGACTGCCTAGTACTTTTCAGCAGGACTTGGCCTCCGTACTGGCTGACTGCGGCGCAGATGTGATTTTTGGGGGTCATCCGCATGTGCTCCAGCCCTTGGTATTTTTGGCCACAGACAACAATGGAACTGTTCCGGTTTTTTATTCTCAGGGAAATTTCATCTCCGATCAGCGTCAGGAAACCGTCGATAACATTTATACTGAACAGGGGATTATCGCCAATGTGACAATCAGGGTATATCCAGATCACACCCATCAGGTTCTCCAGGCGGATGCCGTTCCTACTTGGGTGAATAAAAAACGCCTGAATAATCAATTGATTTATGAGGTTATACCAGCCAAAGCTGCGCTGGATAATCCGGGACTGTATCCCCTTCTGAAGGATGCAGATCTGGAACGGATCCGGTTCTGCAGGGATACTGTGCAGAAACTAATGCCAGAAGCAGGAAAAGAATTCGAATCCCAATCCGACTAA
- a CDS encoding citrate/2-methylcitrate synthase, with product MEQTEFIQFEQFETKMFKELTQKAIDSSKINPELYSKYQVMRGLRDLEGKGVLVGLTEIGEVHSYIIDEGEKIPVPGRLTYRGIDINDIVDGFIKDERYGFEEATYLLLFGHLPNAEELKDFEQMLSAYQKLPEDFVRGTILKSPGKDIMNMLARSILSLYSYDDNPDDNSIENVLRQCMKLIAWMPLLAVYSYHSCAHYHGNKSLFLHSPLPHLSTAENILHMLRPDSKYTKLEAALLDISLVLHAEHGGGNNSTFVTHVITSTGSDTYSVMAAAIGALKGPKHGGANIKTYDMLEDIKRNVSDWQDEDEIKTYLTKIINKQAFDRSGLIYGIGHAVYSISDPREVLLKEYAGKLAQEKGLAEEYDLFCRVEKLAPDIVLGHNKSGKVISANVDFYSGFVYKMLGLPLELFTPIFAISRMSGWSAHRIEEIVNNGKIVRPAYKSVTPRREYIPLSGRNLQK from the coding sequence ATGGAACAAACAGAGTTCATACAGTTCGAACAATTTGAAACAAAAATGTTTAAAGAACTGACGCAGAAAGCGATAGACAGCAGTAAAATTAATCCTGAACTATATAGTAAATATCAAGTAATGAGGGGTTTGCGTGATCTCGAAGGCAAGGGCGTACTCGTCGGTCTGACCGAGATTGGTGAAGTGCACTCTTATATCATAGACGAAGGAGAAAAGATCCCTGTTCCGGGAAGATTAACCTATAGAGGTATCGATATTAATGACATCGTCGACGGCTTTATCAAAGATGAAAGATACGGTTTTGAAGAAGCGACCTATTTGCTTCTTTTCGGGCATCTTCCGAATGCCGAGGAGCTGAAGGACTTTGAACAGATGCTGTCGGCATATCAAAAGCTGCCCGAGGACTTTGTTCGGGGCACTATCCTTAAAAGCCCAGGCAAGGATATTATGAATATGTTGGCCAGGAGCATCCTGAGCCTGTATTCCTATGATGACAACCCCGATGACAATTCCATCGAAAATGTCCTGAGACAATGCATGAAGCTGATTGCCTGGATGCCTTTGCTGGCCGTGTATAGCTATCACTCCTGTGCGCACTATCATGGAAACAAGAGCCTGTTCCTGCACAGTCCGCTGCCCCATCTCAGCACAGCAGAAAATATTCTTCATATGCTCCGTCCAGACAGCAAATATACGAAGCTTGAGGCGGCTCTGCTGGATATTTCCCTGGTCCTGCATGCCGAGCACGGCGGCGGGAATAATTCAACCTTTGTTACGCATGTCATTACCTCGACCGGTTCGGACACTTATTCGGTAATGGCTGCCGCTATCGGCGCTTTAAAAGGGCCCAAGCACGGAGGAGCAAATATTAAAACTTATGATATGCTCGAAGATATCAAACGGAATGTCTCAGACTGGCAGGATGAGGATGAAATTAAAACTTATCTGACTAAAATCATCAATAAACAAGCCTTTGACCGGTCTGGCCTTATTTACGGAATAGGCCATGCCGTCTACTCAATTTCCGATCCGAGGGAAGTCCTGCTTAAAGAATACGCCGGGAAGCTCGCTCAAGAGAAAGGTCTAGCTGAAGAGTATGATTTATTCTGCAGAGTGGAGAAACTTGCTCCCGATATTGTTCTGGGCCATAACAAGTCAGGCAAGGTCATCAGTGCTAATGTGGACTTTTATTCCGGCTTTGTCTATAAAATGCTGGGGCTTCCACTGGAACTGTTTACCCCGATCTTTGCGATCTCCAGAATGTCAGGATGGAGCGCCCACCGGATCGAAGAGATTGTGAATAATGGGAAAATCGTTAGACCGGCCTATAAAAGCGTTACTCCAAGGCGAGAATATATTCCGCTTTCCGGCAGGAATCTTCAAAAATAA
- a CDS encoding Hsp20 family protein, producing the protein MNLIPFHPMRNADQLRREINRLYSFPFNLFEDEFTPRLAVPFTDVYETDEEIIVSCDLPGLQRREDVSIQIENNMITISGTLNREQHVIQEDRLHKKERYTGQFRRSVSLPAAVSSDNVRAIYKNGVLNVFLPKTENREKKSVQIEFQH; encoded by the coding sequence ATGAATCTTATACCGTTCCATCCAATGCGGAATGCAGATCAATTGCGCCGTGAAATCAATAGGCTTTATAGCTTCCCATTTAATCTTTTCGAAGACGAGTTTACTCCGCGCTTAGCTGTTCCATTTACCGACGTCTATGAAACCGACGAAGAAATCATTGTTTCCTGCGATCTGCCAGGACTGCAGAGAAGAGAAGATGTAAGCATTCAGATTGAAAACAACATGATAACCATCAGCGGCACTTTAAACCGCGAACAGCACGTGATCCAGGAAGACCGGCTACACAAAAAAGAAAGGTATACCGGTCAATTTCGCCGCTCCGTCTCTCTTCCGGCGGCCGTTTCCAGTGATAATGTCAGGGCAATTTATAAAAACGGCGTTCTGAATGTATTTCTGCCCAAGACAGAGAACAGGGAGAAAAAGTCTGTTCAGATTGAGTTTCAGCATTAG
- a CDS encoding biotin transporter BioY — protein sequence MIQNLHTLEVYRQKRLSYFQWRTQSTTFAKIALAVSLACLTGLLAQVKIYLPFTPVPLVASQLGVILAAVLLGRKWGGISMAIYAVGGLAGIPWFAGFKGGAAALAGPTVGYVFGFILAALFIGGMIDSRTQNRKALPLTGIILFAQLVLVYVPGLISLTLWLWSTGQTVTLAGVLLMGYIPFIVGDILKSLVGAAAAKAIVPMEKY from the coding sequence ATGATTCAAAATTTGCATACGCTCGAAGTTTACCGTCAAAAACGTTTGTCCTATTTCCAATGGCGCACGCAGTCAACGACGTTTGCCAAAATTGCTCTGGCAGTAAGTCTTGCCTGCCTGACCGGCCTGCTTGCGCAGGTAAAAATCTACCTGCCATTTACCCCTGTACCGTTGGTAGCTTCCCAGCTCGGAGTGATCCTGGCCGCCGTGCTATTGGGCAGAAAATGGGGCGGTATCAGTATGGCAATCTATGCTGTCGGCGGTTTGGCAGGAATTCCGTGGTTTGCGGGTTTCAAAGGCGGCGCGGCGGCGCTTGCCGGGCCGACAGTTGGTTATGTGTTCGGTTTTATCCTTGCAGCCCTGTTTATCGGCGGTATGATTGATTCCAGAACCCAAAACCGTAAAGCTTTGCCTCTGACCGGCATTATCCTTTTTGCCCAGCTTGTCCTCGTCTATGTTCCGGGGTTAATATCCCTGACCTTATGGCTCTGGTCGACCGGACAGACAGTTACCCTGGCCGGAGTCCTCTTGATGGGCTATATACCCTTTATTGTCGGAGATATTCTGAAGTCACTCGTCGGAGCAGCGGCTGCTAAGGCCATTGTCCCGATGGAAAAATACTAG